From Deferrisoma camini S3R1, the proteins below share one genomic window:
- a CDS encoding ABC transporter substrate-binding protein, whose amino-acid sequence MGRKGKRTVVTLLAALVALALPAGPGRAAEKVVKIGVIYPLTGGAAAAGRELRAGVELAADIINNVMPGIDMEMAKSAGIPGLGGAKIQLLIRDHEGNPTLGADLAKKLILDDKVDGILGCYHSSVTKTVSAVCEQYGVPMINGSSTSPALTERGFKWFWRTTPHDRWFTKDLFELLKGLTEGKVRGVPAVPKEEIGTIASACEKTEWGSHVSGLIKELADQYGFKVRKSLLYAAKSADLSSEVRSLKASRAGVYLFASYTSDAILMVKTLKAQRAAPKVIWGQDAGFEKPEFRKTLGDDIVGVLTRTVFLPKVADVKKVAGQVNALYKKRTGHDLGGASARAFTGLQAWYHVLNKAGSTDPAAIQKAANEIVIPGSELVVPWAGIDFQNTGSEMGQNVLGSGLIGQYQKNDKGEIVLEIVYPFDLATADMIYPFPGWK is encoded by the coding sequence ATGGGACGCAAGGGGAAGAGAACGGTGGTCACGCTGCTCGCGGCTCTCGTCGCCCTCGCGCTGCCGGCCGGGCCCGGCCGGGCGGCCGAGAAGGTGGTGAAGATCGGGGTCATCTACCCCCTGACCGGGGGGGCTGCCGCGGCCGGAAGGGAGCTGCGGGCCGGGGTGGAGCTGGCCGCGGACATCATCAACAACGTGATGCCCGGCATCGACATGGAGATGGCCAAGTCCGCCGGGATCCCCGGGCTCGGGGGCGCGAAGATCCAGCTCCTGATCCGGGACCACGAGGGCAACCCCACCCTGGGGGCCGACCTGGCCAAGAAGCTGATCCTCGACGACAAGGTGGACGGCATCCTGGGCTGCTACCACAGCTCGGTCACCAAGACCGTGAGCGCCGTGTGCGAGCAGTACGGCGTGCCGATGATCAACGGCTCGTCCACCTCGCCGGCCCTGACCGAGCGCGGGTTCAAGTGGTTCTGGCGCACCACCCCCCACGACCGTTGGTTCACCAAGGACCTGTTCGAGCTGCTCAAGGGGCTGACCGAGGGCAAGGTCCGGGGCGTGCCGGCCGTGCCCAAGGAGGAGATCGGCACCATCGCCTCGGCCTGCGAGAAGACCGAGTGGGGTTCCCACGTATCGGGCCTGATCAAGGAGCTGGCCGACCAGTACGGGTTCAAAGTGCGCAAGTCGCTCCTGTACGCGGCCAAGTCCGCGGACCTCTCCAGCGAGGTCCGGTCGCTGAAGGCGTCCCGAGCCGGCGTGTACCTGTTCGCGTCCTACACCTCGGACGCCATCCTCATGGTGAAGACCCTCAAGGCCCAGCGGGCCGCGCCCAAGGTGATCTGGGGCCAGGACGCCGGATTCGAGAAGCCCGAGTTCCGAAAGACCCTCGGCGACGACATCGTCGGGGTGCTCACCCGCACCGTGTTCCTGCCCAAGGTGGCCGACGTGAAGAAGGTGGCCGGCCAGGTGAACGCCCTGTACAAGAAGCGCACCGGCCACGACCTGGGCGGGGCCTCGGCCCGGGCGTTCACGGGTCTGCAGGCCTGGTATCACGTGCTCAACAAGGCCGGTTCCACCGACCCGGCCGCGATCCAGAAGGCGGCCAACGAGATCGTGATCCCCGGGTCCGAGCTGGTGGTGCCGTGGGCCGGGATCGACTTCCAGAACACCGGCTCCGAGATGGGCCAGAACGTGCTGGGATCGGGGCTGATCGGCCAGTACCAGAAGAACGACAAGGGCGAGATCGTGCTGGAGATCGTGTACCCCTTCGACCTCGCCACGGCGGACATGATCTACCCGTTCCCTGGGTGGAAGTAG